One genomic region from Nostoc sphaeroides encodes:
- a CDS encoding DUF2358 domain-containing protein, whose product MDIIEILKEDYQRFPVNQTYSIYAPEVYFQDPLNKFRGVKRYKEMINLIQTWFLDPKMDLHNIQRLGDTIKTEWTLSWNTPLPWKPRISIPGWSELSLNSDGLIVSHIDYWNCSRLDVVKQHF is encoded by the coding sequence ATGGATATCATTGAAATCCTCAAAGAAGACTATCAAAGATTCCCAGTCAATCAAACTTATAGTATTTACGCTCCAGAGGTTTATTTTCAAGATCCACTAAATAAATTTCGTGGCGTCAAACGTTACAAAGAAATGATTAATTTGATCCAAACTTGGTTTTTAGATCCCAAGATGGACTTACATAATATTCAACGTTTAGGAGACACCATAAAAACTGAGTGGACACTCAGTTGGAATACTCCTCTTCCCTGGAAACCACGGATTTCTATTCCTGGTTGGAGTGAATTAAGTCTCAACTCAGATGGTCTGATTGTCTCCCATATCGATTATTGGAATTGTTCACGCTTAGATGTAGTGAAGCAGCATTTCTAA
- a CDS encoding HupE/UreJ family protein produces the protein MFKTKLSKSHASGEFYTLRLMHRHIGAIAVLILISLLSSLSGIPVNHTISNSWEGFIWGLADPVIGLNCLIGIIAIGLLSSVFVRGAAIAGCFVLATVLGIVIHLFQLNLPGTEIAIAISTIVFGTMLMMPNQPNFIVLTLVGISAGLFQGYADAESIIGAGIMPLIAYILGITLTLFAVAMSAREIGSAMGMGEINRILPWKISITGFALCAIGIVFLSNSII, from the coding sequence ATGTTCAAAACTAAATTATCAAAATCCCATGCTTCGGGGGAATTTTACACCTTGAGGTTAATGCATCGCCATATTGGAGCGATCGCAGTTCTAATTTTAATTAGCTTACTGAGTTCATTGAGTGGAATACCAGTTAACCATACCATCTCTAACTCCTGGGAAGGTTTTATCTGGGGATTGGCAGATCCAGTAATTGGCTTGAATTGTTTAATTGGTATTATTGCTATTGGTTTACTCTCATCTGTATTTGTTCGTGGTGCTGCGATCGCTGGATGTTTTGTCTTAGCAACAGTTTTGGGCATTGTGATTCATTTATTTCAGCTAAATTTACCAGGCACAGAAATAGCGATCGCCATTTCTACCATCGTTTTTGGTACTATGCTAATGATGCCAAATCAACCAAACTTTATAGTACTTACTCTGGTGGGCATCAGTGCTGGTTTATTTCAGGGTTACGCTGATGCCGAATCTATTATTGGGGCAGGAATCATGCCATTAATTGCCTATATACTAGGCATAACCTTAACTCTGTTTGCGGTTGCCATGAGTGCGAGAGAAATTGGTAGTGCAATGGGTATGGGAGAAATAAACCGAATTTTACCCTGGAAAATTAGCATTACTGGCTTCGCTTTGTGTGCGATCGGCATTGTGTTTTTGAGCAATTCGATAATCTAA